Proteins found in one Cinclus cinclus chromosome 8, bCinCin1.1, whole genome shotgun sequence genomic segment:
- the DMAP1 gene encoding DNA methyltransferase 1-associated protein 1: MATGADVRDILELGGVESENTGTINKKDIINSDKKKSKKSSETLTFKRPEGMHREVYALLYSDKKDAPPLLPSDTTQGYRTVKAKLGSKKVRPWKWMPFTNPARKDGAMFYHWRRAAEEGKDYPFARFNKTVQVPVYSEQEYQMYLHDDAWTKAETDHLFDLARRFDLRFVVIHDRYDHQQFKKRSVEDLKERYYHICAKLANIRAAPGTDLKIPVFDAGHERRRKEQLERLYNRTPEQVAEEEYLIQELRKIETRKKEREKRTQDLQKLITAADTTTEQRRAERKAPKKKLPQKKETEKPAVPETAGIKFPDFKSAGVTLRSQRMKLPSSVGQKKIKALEQMLMELGVDLNPMPTEEIVQMFNELRSDLVLLYELKQAFANCEYELQMLRHRYEALAKAGSIGPLSVEGAHPDGQTGLGIEEGKGDTKDQIIDVVGAPLTPNSVRRKVGGAEQGALRSPTQMP, from the exons aaaaaatccaagaaatcTTCAGAGACATTGACGTTTAAGAGGCCGGAAGGAATGCACCGAGAGGTTTATGCACTCCTCTATTCTGACAAAAA GGATGCACCTCCGCTGCTGCCAAGTGATACAACTCAGGGTTACCGAACAGTCAAAGCAAAACTGGGCTCCAAGAAAGTCCGGCCGTGGAAGTGGATGCCTTTCACCAACCCAGCGAGGAAAGATGGAGCCATGTTCTACCActggaggagagcagcagaggaagggaaggattaCCCTTTTGCCAGATTTAATAAA ACAGTGCAGGTTCCTGTTTACTCAGAGCAGGAGTACCAGATGTATCTCCACGACGACGCGTGGACCAAAGCTGAGACAGACCATCTCTTTGACCTGGCTCGGCGCTTTGATCTGCGCTTTGTGGTCATTCACGACCGCTACGATCACCAGCAGTTCAAG AAAAGGTCAGTGGAGGACCTGAAGGAACGGTATTACCACATCTGTGCCAAGCTGGCAAACATTCgtgcagctccaggcacagaCCTAAAAATCCCAGTCTTTGATGCTGGCCATGAGAGACGAAGGAAGGAACAGCTGGAAAGGCTTTACAATAGGACACCAGAGCAG GTGGCAGAAGAAGAATACCTCATCCAGGAGCTCCGCAAAATTGAAAccaggaagaaagagagagaaaagagaaccCAAGATCTGCAGAAGCTCATCACAGCTGCTGACACCACCACTGAGCAGAGGCGTGCTGAGCGCAAGGCTCCCAAGAAGAAGCTGCCACAGAAGAAGGAGACAGAGAAGCCT GCTGTTCCTGAGACTGCTGGCATCAAGTTTCCTGACTTCAAATCTGCAGGTGTCACGCTGCGGAGCCAGAGG ATGAAACTGCCAAGCTCGGTGGGACAGAAGAAGATTAAAGCCCTGGAGCAGATGCTGATGGAACTCGGAGTAG ATCTCAACCCTATGCCCACAGAGGAGATTGTGCAGATGTTCAATGAGCTGCGAAGCGACCTGGTACTGCTGTACGAGCTGAAACAAGCCTTTGCCAACTGCGAGTATGAGCTGCAGATGTTACGGCACCGCTACGAGGCCCTGGCCAAAGCTGGGAGCATTGGCCCCCTCAGCGTGGAAGGTGCCCATCCAGATGGCCAGACAGGGCTTGGCATCGAGGAGGGCAAGGGAGATACCAAGGACCAGATCATTGATGTAGTAGGAGCACCACTGACCCCCAACTCGGTGAGAAGGAAGGTCGGGGGGGCAGAACAGGGCGCACTCAGGTCTCCGACGCAGATGCCCTGA